In Bombus vancouverensis nearcticus chromosome 1, iyBomVanc1_principal, whole genome shotgun sequence, a single genomic region encodes these proteins:
- the LOC117153276 gene encoding discoidin domain-containing receptor 2 isoform X1, with amino-acid sequence MKTDCLPIIAKFCALLTLFGTSLDVRALDIRACNQSLGMESGDIPDSAITASSSYVTNVGPRNGRLRKETAGGAWCPKSQIERGIREWLQVDLPGPHVITGVQSQGRYDHGRGQEYVEEYTLEYRRPGFTEWRQYKRWDNKEVLTGNSDTSTVISHRLVPPIFASQIRILPHSEHRRTVCLRIELRGCQDTGGVVSYTIPESPTVELSDISYDGKRQDNLLTDGLGRLIDGEVGADNYRLDMGDGRGTGWVAWMRDTFVDDYVELVFEFEVIWIFEAVHIYTNNYFSRDVQVFSKADVWFSVDDDTYEEEPLSYSYIPDIVLENARNVSIGLHERQGRFLKIHLYFAARWIMISEVTFEGTNPYENTTEESASEFSNREIPMNPEVDLNLQTITAAGEGQEYLEVLIGVLTAIILLLLLVFVIILLLNRRQKLQSSPTVLKNPFGFAINMKGLLLNLTPGGMLTETANHVSPDMPEDGSMHESLTMEQFNSPLVSPQYKSTYAIVATSESPKDLKDVNVSEESVRLDTRPESAIGPPSCSSSPTNSPARHSQHYRTLQSYTSPTAKLNIAAASNHQRDVDQIHSKRWHTAPKEKHKIPAPVVSWNIAPSMNKPYKCKEIEPTNIPRQCLRTTEKLGSRNIGEAIVCEAVGLEDVVADAPRLVVARVPTCGGDIRAGSTTDQIREVRFLSSLSDPNVARILGVCTVEPVPWTIIEYTELGDLAHYLQYSVPLTGTLRPSCNLKALSQSCLMYMGTQIASGMRFLESKNLVHKDLAARNCLVGRSYTVKVTDIAMCSDLYKKDYSDIGGRPPAPIRWLPWESILLDRYTCSSSVWSFAVTLWEVMSLAREKPFQHLTNDQVIQNAEHMYYGAELQIYLPKPTMCPEEVYRMMCSCWRRDETSRPTFKDIYTFLKNVIADYRPGA; translated from the exons GTTGCGGAAGGAGACAGCAGGCGGTGCCTGGTGCCCGAAGAGCCAAATAGAAAGAGGAATTCGTGAGTGGCTGCAAGTAGATCTTCCTGGACCTCACGTGATCACTGGTGTACAGAGTCAGGGTCGTTACGATCACGGCCGTGGTCAGGAATACGTCGAGGAGTATACTCTCGAGTATCGACGTCCTGGGTTCACCGAATGGCGGCAGTATAAGCGCTGGGATAACAAAGAG GTGTTGACCGGGAACAGCGACACGTCGACCGTGATATCACATCGATTGGTACCACCGATCTTCGCCAGCCAGATTCGTATTTTGCCGCATTCCGAGCACCGGCGCACCGTTTGCCTCCGAATCGAACTGAGAGGTTGCCAGGACACGG GTGGAGTGGTGAGCTACACCATACCGGAATCCCCGACGGTCGAACTTAGCGACATCTCGTACGACGGTAAAAGGCAGGACAACTTGTTGACCGATGGTCTAGGCCGGCTGATCGATGGAGAGGTCGGCGCGGATAATTACAGGCTGGACATGGGAGATGGAAGAG GCACCGGATGGGTCGCCTGGATGCGCGACACCTTCGTCGACGATTACGTGGAGCTCGTGTTCGAGTTCGAGGTAATCTGGATCTTCGAGGCTGTGCACATCTACACCAATAATTATTTCTCCCGCGACGTGCAG GTGTTCTCGAAGGCGGATGTCTGGTTCAGTGTCGATGACGATACCTATGAGGAGGAACCATTATCTTACTCCTACATACCGGATATCGTGCTGGAGAACGCGAGAAACGTGTCTATAGGGTTACACGAACGCCAAGGACGATTTCTCAAGATACATTTGTATTTCGCTGCCCGATGGATCATGATCAGCGAAGTGACGTTCGAAGGAA CGAATCCCTATGAAAATACCACGGAAGAGTCAGCATCCGAGTTCAGTAACCGGGAAATTCCAATGAACCCCGAGGTGGATCTCAACTTGCAAACAA TTACAGCAGCGGGAGAGGGTCAGGAATATTTAGAGGTACTAATAGGTGTTCTGACTGCCATTATCCTACTTCTTCTGCTGGTGTTCGTCATTATTCTACTTCTGAATCGACGGCAAAAACTTCAGAGTTCGCCGACCGTTCTGAAAAATCCATTTGGATTCGCCATAAACATGAAG GGACTCCTACTAAATTTAACTCCCGGTGGAATGCTGACAGAGACTGCCAATCACGTATCGCCGGACATGCCAGAGGACGGAAGCATGCACGAGTCTTTGACAATGGAACAATTCAATTCACCCCTTGTCAGCCCACAGTATAAATCTACGTACGCGATAGTGGCCACTTCCG AATCCCCGAAAGACCTGAAGGACGTGAACGTCTCGGAAGAAAGCGTTCGACTCGATACGAGACCTGAATCAGCCATAGGACCACCGAGTTGTTCCTCATCGCCGACAAACTCTCCCGCACGACATTCTCAACACTACAGGACTCTCCAAAGTTACACCAGTCCAACTGCGAAACTCAATATCGCAGCCGCGTCTAATCACCAACGGGACGTCGATCAGATCCACTCGAAACGTTGGCACACAGCTCCTAAAGAGAAACACAAG ATACCCGCACCTGTCGTCAGCTGGAATATCGCGCCCAGCATGAACAAACCGTACAAGTGCAAGGAGATAGAGCCCACCAATATACCGCGACAGTGCCTACGTACCACGGAGAAACTTGGCTCGAGGAATATCGGCGAG GCGATAGTATGCGAAGCAGTCGGATTAGAGGACGTGGTAGCAGATGCTCCGAGATTGGTGGTGGCTCGCGTGCCTACTTGCGGCGGTGACATTCGAGCCGGTAGTACGACGGACCAAATAAGAGAAGTCCGATTTCTGTCCAGCCTGTCAGATCCGAACGTAGCTCGGATCCTGGGAGTGTGCACCGTGGAACCAGTCCCGTGGACGATCATCGAGTACACGGAACTCGGTGATCTCGCCCATTATCTTCAGTACAGTGTGCCACTTACGGGAACGCTTAGGCCAAGCTGCAATTTGAAAGCCCTTAG TCAAAGCTGCCTGATGTACATGGGGACACAGATAGCATCTGGCATGAGGTTCCTCGAGTCAAAGAATCTGGTGCACAAGGACCTGGCAGCCAGAAACTGTCTAGTGGGCCGCTCTTACACCGTGAAAGTGACCGACATAGCGATGTGCAGTGACCTTTACAAGAAGGATTACAGTGACATAGGCGGCAGACCGCCGGCGCCAATCAGATGGCTGCCGTGGGAAAGCATTCTGCTG GACAGGTACACTTGCTCGAGCAGCGTCTGGTCGTTCGCTGTCACTTTGTGGGAAGTGATGAGCCTGGCCAGAGAGAAACCTTTCCAACATCTAACCAACGATCAAGTGATACAGAACGCAGAGCATATGTACTATGGGGCTGAGTTACAG ATATATCTTCCAAAGCCCACGATGTGTCCGGAAGAAGTCTACAGGATGATGTGCTCATGCTGGCGGAGGGACGAGACCTCGAGACCGACTTTCAAAGACATTTATACGTTCCTGAAAAACGTAATCGCGGACTATCGACCTGGTGCATAA
- the LOC117153276 gene encoding discoidin domain-containing receptor 2 isoform X2, giving the protein MKTDCLPIIAKFCALLTLFGTSLDVRALDIRACNQSLGMESGDIPDSAITASSSYVTNVGPRNGRLRKETAGGAWCPKSQIERGIREWLQVDLPGPHVITGVQSQGRYDHGRGQEYVEEYTLEYRRPGFTEWRQYKRWDNKEVLTGNSDTSTVISHRLVPPIFASQIRILPHSEHRRTVCLRIELRGCQDTGGVVSYTIPESPTVELSDISYDGKRQDNLLTDGLGRLIDGEVGADNYRLDMGDGRGTGWVAWMRDTFVDDYVELVFEFEVIWIFEAVHIYTNNYFSRDVQVFSKADVWFSVDDDTYEEEPLSYSYIPDIVLENARNVSIGLHERQGRFLKIHLYFAARWIMISEVTFEGTNPYENTTEESASEFSNREIPMNPEVDLNLQTTAGEGQEYLEVLIGVLTAIILLLLLVFVIILLLNRRQKLQSSPTVLKNPFGFAINMKGLLLNLTPGGMLTETANHVSPDMPEDGSMHESLTMEQFNSPLVSPQYKSTYAIVATSESPKDLKDVNVSEESVRLDTRPESAIGPPSCSSSPTNSPARHSQHYRTLQSYTSPTAKLNIAAASNHQRDVDQIHSKRWHTAPKEKHKIPAPVVSWNIAPSMNKPYKCKEIEPTNIPRQCLRTTEKLGSRNIGEAIVCEAVGLEDVVADAPRLVVARVPTCGGDIRAGSTTDQIREVRFLSSLSDPNVARILGVCTVEPVPWTIIEYTELGDLAHYLQYSVPLTGTLRPSCNLKALSQSCLMYMGTQIASGMRFLESKNLVHKDLAARNCLVGRSYTVKVTDIAMCSDLYKKDYSDIGGRPPAPIRWLPWESILLDRYTCSSSVWSFAVTLWEVMSLAREKPFQHLTNDQVIQNAEHMYYGAELQIYLPKPTMCPEEVYRMMCSCWRRDETSRPTFKDIYTFLKNVIADYRPGA; this is encoded by the exons GTTGCGGAAGGAGACAGCAGGCGGTGCCTGGTGCCCGAAGAGCCAAATAGAAAGAGGAATTCGTGAGTGGCTGCAAGTAGATCTTCCTGGACCTCACGTGATCACTGGTGTACAGAGTCAGGGTCGTTACGATCACGGCCGTGGTCAGGAATACGTCGAGGAGTATACTCTCGAGTATCGACGTCCTGGGTTCACCGAATGGCGGCAGTATAAGCGCTGGGATAACAAAGAG GTGTTGACCGGGAACAGCGACACGTCGACCGTGATATCACATCGATTGGTACCACCGATCTTCGCCAGCCAGATTCGTATTTTGCCGCATTCCGAGCACCGGCGCACCGTTTGCCTCCGAATCGAACTGAGAGGTTGCCAGGACACGG GTGGAGTGGTGAGCTACACCATACCGGAATCCCCGACGGTCGAACTTAGCGACATCTCGTACGACGGTAAAAGGCAGGACAACTTGTTGACCGATGGTCTAGGCCGGCTGATCGATGGAGAGGTCGGCGCGGATAATTACAGGCTGGACATGGGAGATGGAAGAG GCACCGGATGGGTCGCCTGGATGCGCGACACCTTCGTCGACGATTACGTGGAGCTCGTGTTCGAGTTCGAGGTAATCTGGATCTTCGAGGCTGTGCACATCTACACCAATAATTATTTCTCCCGCGACGTGCAG GTGTTCTCGAAGGCGGATGTCTGGTTCAGTGTCGATGACGATACCTATGAGGAGGAACCATTATCTTACTCCTACATACCGGATATCGTGCTGGAGAACGCGAGAAACGTGTCTATAGGGTTACACGAACGCCAAGGACGATTTCTCAAGATACATTTGTATTTCGCTGCCCGATGGATCATGATCAGCGAAGTGACGTTCGAAGGAA CGAATCCCTATGAAAATACCACGGAAGAGTCAGCATCCGAGTTCAGTAACCGGGAAATTCCAATGAACCCCGAGGTGGATCTCAACTTGCAAACAA CAGCGGGAGAGGGTCAGGAATATTTAGAGGTACTAATAGGTGTTCTGACTGCCATTATCCTACTTCTTCTGCTGGTGTTCGTCATTATTCTACTTCTGAATCGACGGCAAAAACTTCAGAGTTCGCCGACCGTTCTGAAAAATCCATTTGGATTCGCCATAAACATGAAG GGACTCCTACTAAATTTAACTCCCGGTGGAATGCTGACAGAGACTGCCAATCACGTATCGCCGGACATGCCAGAGGACGGAAGCATGCACGAGTCTTTGACAATGGAACAATTCAATTCACCCCTTGTCAGCCCACAGTATAAATCTACGTACGCGATAGTGGCCACTTCCG AATCCCCGAAAGACCTGAAGGACGTGAACGTCTCGGAAGAAAGCGTTCGACTCGATACGAGACCTGAATCAGCCATAGGACCACCGAGTTGTTCCTCATCGCCGACAAACTCTCCCGCACGACATTCTCAACACTACAGGACTCTCCAAAGTTACACCAGTCCAACTGCGAAACTCAATATCGCAGCCGCGTCTAATCACCAACGGGACGTCGATCAGATCCACTCGAAACGTTGGCACACAGCTCCTAAAGAGAAACACAAG ATACCCGCACCTGTCGTCAGCTGGAATATCGCGCCCAGCATGAACAAACCGTACAAGTGCAAGGAGATAGAGCCCACCAATATACCGCGACAGTGCCTACGTACCACGGAGAAACTTGGCTCGAGGAATATCGGCGAG GCGATAGTATGCGAAGCAGTCGGATTAGAGGACGTGGTAGCAGATGCTCCGAGATTGGTGGTGGCTCGCGTGCCTACTTGCGGCGGTGACATTCGAGCCGGTAGTACGACGGACCAAATAAGAGAAGTCCGATTTCTGTCCAGCCTGTCAGATCCGAACGTAGCTCGGATCCTGGGAGTGTGCACCGTGGAACCAGTCCCGTGGACGATCATCGAGTACACGGAACTCGGTGATCTCGCCCATTATCTTCAGTACAGTGTGCCACTTACGGGAACGCTTAGGCCAAGCTGCAATTTGAAAGCCCTTAG TCAAAGCTGCCTGATGTACATGGGGACACAGATAGCATCTGGCATGAGGTTCCTCGAGTCAAAGAATCTGGTGCACAAGGACCTGGCAGCCAGAAACTGTCTAGTGGGCCGCTCTTACACCGTGAAAGTGACCGACATAGCGATGTGCAGTGACCTTTACAAGAAGGATTACAGTGACATAGGCGGCAGACCGCCGGCGCCAATCAGATGGCTGCCGTGGGAAAGCATTCTGCTG GACAGGTACACTTGCTCGAGCAGCGTCTGGTCGTTCGCTGTCACTTTGTGGGAAGTGATGAGCCTGGCCAGAGAGAAACCTTTCCAACATCTAACCAACGATCAAGTGATACAGAACGCAGAGCATATGTACTATGGGGCTGAGTTACAG ATATATCTTCCAAAGCCCACGATGTGTCCGGAAGAAGTCTACAGGATGATGTGCTCATGCTGGCGGAGGGACGAGACCTCGAGACCGACTTTCAAAGACATTTATACGTTCCTGAAAAACGTAATCGCGGACTATCGACCTGGTGCATAA